One Pseudomonadota bacterium genomic window carries:
- a CDS encoding MCE family protein, giving the protein MKDQKGKFLLGLFIASGTVIALMAAVWLGMSSIFNKGSRYATYFDQSVHGLKIDSPVQYRGVPIGRVESINVAPDFKLIEVIMSIENAIELEHDMVAELRVVGITGSMFIEIDRRQGDEQDRSPKLAFDPEYPVVPSKPSDLSELFEGIDDLVNQLKAMNLQEVSEKTRATLDNINQQVEGANLAKLSADISVTFDNLNRKMADHRWSDIIAAANRAADSFDRVMANSEKSLANIDKVLGSLETVVGNNEKAISAALADFQKAMNRANLFMEKASGLVDTAEYSVNDLRSSLIEVSRSLESAAGDLSRSMEMLADQPSQIIFSEPAPSRNPGRSGSKTKEKP; this is encoded by the coding sequence ATGAAAGATCAGAAAGGAAAATTCCTGCTTGGACTCTTCATAGCGAGCGGCACCGTTATCGCCCTGATGGCTGCCGTCTGGCTTGGAATGTCCAGCATCTTCAACAAGGGAAGCCGCTATGCCACCTATTTCGACCAGTCGGTTCACGGACTGAAGATCGACTCCCCGGTCCAGTACCGGGGAGTGCCCATCGGCAGGGTTGAATCCATCAATGTGGCGCCGGATTTCAAACTGATCGAAGTGATCATGAGCATCGAGAATGCCATAGAACTGGAACATGACATGGTTGCCGAGCTGCGGGTGGTCGGTATCACCGGCTCCATGTTCATTGAAATCGACCGCCGGCAGGGTGACGAACAGGACCGCTCGCCAAAACTTGCTTTTGATCCGGAGTATCCCGTGGTTCCCTCAAAACCCTCCGACCTTTCGGAACTTTTCGAGGGGATTGACGATCTGGTCAATCAACTGAAAGCGATGAACCTCCAGGAAGTCTCAGAGAAAACGAGGGCCACTCTGGACAATATCAATCAGCAGGTCGAGGGTGCGAACCTCGCGAAACTGTCCGCCGATATCAGCGTCACCTTCGACAATCTCAACAGGAAGATGGCCGATCACCGTTGGTCGGACATCATAGCCGCTGCAAACCGGGCCGCCGACTCTTTCGACCGGGTAATGGCGAACAGTGAGAAGAGTCTTGCAAACATCGACAAGGTCCTCGGCAGCCTGGAAACCGTCGTCGGCAACAACGAGAAGGCGATTTCCGCCGCCCTTGCGGATTTCCAGAAAGCGATGAACCGGGCAAACCTGTTCATGGAAAAAGCCTCGGGGCTTGTCGACACCGCTGAATACAGTGTCAACGATCTGCGGAGCAGCCTGATCGAGGTCAGCCGGAGCCTGGAAAGCGCCGCTGGAGATCTCAGCCGCAGCATGGAAATGCTCGCCGACCAGCCGTCACAGATTATTTTTTCCGAACCGGCTCCGTCACGAAACCCGGGTCGATCCGGTTCAAAGACAAAGGAGAAGCCATGA